From the genome of Papaver somniferum cultivar HN1 chromosome 2, ASM357369v1, whole genome shotgun sequence, one region includes:
- the LOC113352975 gene encoding transcription factor UPBEAT1-like — METTSSQQTLFLNMENRVVENKGFLNSTSTVESSSWNESLGDKFMRKRKVKKQKIKKLMNGGYMWSKGTTRRNLLVGSRRGMEGKVKTLKKLVPGGKSSMGLDGLFIETADYIMALQMQVKVMKIMVNVLASPTK; from the coding sequence ATGGAAACTACTTCTTCTCAACAGACTTTGTTTCTTAATATGGAGAATAGAGTAGTTGAGAACAAGGGTTTTTTAAATTCTACATCAACTGTTGAGTCTTCTTCATGGAATGAAAGCTTAGGAGATAAATTTATGAGAAAAAGGAAAGTGAAGAAACAGAAGATCAAGAAGTTAATGAATGGAGGATATATGTGGAGTAAAGGAACTACAAGGAGGAACCTTCTAGTAGGTTCTAGAAGAGGAATGGAAGGAAAAGTAAAGACCTTAAAAAAGCTTGTACCAGGTGGAAAGTCTTCCATGGGTTTAGACGGGCTTTTTATTGAAACAGCTGATTATATTATGGCTTTACAAATGCAAGTAAAAGTAATGAAGATTATGGTTAATGTTTTAGCCAGTCCTACTAAGtaa